In Schistocerca serialis cubense isolate TAMUIC-IGC-003099 chromosome 3, iqSchSeri2.2, whole genome shotgun sequence, the following proteins share a genomic window:
- the LOC126471129 gene encoding uncharacterized protein LOC126471129 isoform X1 codes for MRGFVLLLALLIPGDVARATAEPEVLTCFHCGDEAQDGEPPCNTQPPQVAICPEANYCLKILFQNGSVQRGCAPRATAWGRRVRVGCVEPVRDDTSVLRYCACDTHLCNGAPPQPTDNLLLLVLLFWACLLFFTGGQ; via the exons GAGATGTGGCGCGAGCGACCGCCGAGCCGGAGGTGCTGACGTGCTTCCACTGCGGCGACGAGGCGCAGGACGGGGAGCCGCCTTGCAACACGCAGCCGCCTCAGGTGGCCATCTGCCCTGAGGCCAACTACTGCCTCAAGATACTCTTCCAAAACG GGTCCGTCCAGCGCGGCTGCGCGCCACGGGCGACGGCGTGGGGGCGTCGCGTGCGGGTCGGCTGCGTGGAGCCCGTGCGCGATGATACCAGCGTGCTGCGATACTGCGCCTGCGACACGCACCTCTGCAACGGAGCGCCGCCACAGCCGACCGACAACTTGCTGCTGCTGGTTTTGTTATTCTGGGCCTGTCTGCTGTTCTTCACGGGCGGACAATAA